A single window of Opisthocomus hoazin isolate bOpiHoa1 chromosome 5, bOpiHoa1.hap1, whole genome shotgun sequence DNA harbors:
- the NKX3-2 gene encoding homeobox protein Nkx-3.2, with protein MAVRGGNALTPFSIQAILNKKEERARHAAGRPPPPGPAGGWRLCGPAAEGPPLPARAPAPRTPAGWDSDSALSEDPEGERRSEEEGAGGSARPAGAAGGGRPVAEEAAPRPPEAAERDGAGLSDSEMSAAVSERGPPEEEEEDGAGKCGKLLPGEEEEAAAAAPKPRKKRSRAAFSHAQVFELERRFNHQRYLSGPERADLAASLKLTETQVKIWFQNRRYKTKRRQMAADLLAAAPAAKKVAVKVLVRDDQRQYHPGEVLRPPSLLSLQPSYYYPYYCLPGWALSTCAAAAGTQ; from the exons ATGGCCGTCCGCGGCGGCAACGCCCTGACGCCCTTCTCCATCCAGGCCATCCTCAACAAGAAGGAGGAGCGCGCCCGCCACgccgcggggcggccgccgcccccggggccggccggcggcTGGCGGCTGtgcggccccgccgccgagggcccgccgctccccgcccgcgccccggccccgcggacGCCGGCGGGCTGGGACTCGGACTCGGCGCTCAGCGAGGACCCCGAGGGCGAGCGGCGCTCCGAGGAGGAGGGCGCCGgcggcagcgcccgccccgccggagccgcgggcggggggcggccggtaGCGGAGGAGGCGGCGCCGCGGCCCCCGGAGGCGGCGGAGCGGGACGGCGCCGGCCTCAGCGACAGCGAGATGTCGGCCGCCGTCTCAG AGCGCGGcccgccggaggaggaggaggaggacggagcGGGCAAGTGCGGGAAGCTGCtgccgggggaggaggaggaggcggcggcggcggccccgaaGCCGCGGAAGAAGCGCTCCCGCGCCGCCTTCTCCCACGCGCAGGTCTTCGAGCTGGAGCGGCGGTTCAACCACCAGCGGTACCTGTCGGGCCCGGAGCGGGCAGACCTGGCCGCCTCCCTGAAGCTCACCGAGACGCAGGTGAagatctggttccagaaccgGCGCTACAAGACCAAGAGGCGGCAGATGGCCGCCGACCTGCtggccgccgcgcccgccgccaaGAAGGTGGCCGTCAAGGTGCTGGTGCGGGACGACCAGAGACAGTACCACCCCGGCGAGGTGCTGCGCCCGCCCTCGCTGCTCTCCCTCCAGCCCTCCTACTACTACCCCTACTACTGCCTGCCCGGCTGGGCTCTGTCCACCTGCGCCGCAGCCGCCGGCACGCAGTGA